Proteins from a genomic interval of Mesobacillus sp. S13:
- a CDS encoding nucleotidyltransferase domain-containing protein, translated as MKETILQSLAKIEEDFDVKILYAVESGSRAWGFPSKDSDYDVRFIYVHKKEDYLSIDQMGIGKKRDVIDLPINDLLDITGWELTKALKLFRKSNPPLMEWLSSGIVYYQAFSTIDKMKELSKLVFAPNSCLHHYLNMASNNFKKCLPEGPVKIKNYINVLRPVLAAQWIEKYNEVPPLEFPRLLEDLLPEGELKDAIHTLLKRKISGDELDYGLKIDVINHFLNGEIERLKEYTTTLNVELTDFTPQLDQLFRSTLEEVWHERI; from the coding sequence GTGAAGGAAACGATTTTACAGTCCCTGGCAAAAATAGAGGAAGATTTCGATGTGAAAATCCTATATGCAGTCGAATCCGGAAGCAGAGCCTGGGGGTTTCCGTCGAAGGACAGCGATTATGATGTCCGGTTCATCTATGTACATAAAAAAGAAGATTATCTGAGTATCGACCAGATGGGAATCGGCAAAAAAAGAGATGTGATCGATTTGCCGATTAATGATTTGCTTGATATAACCGGCTGGGAATTGACCAAGGCTTTAAAGTTATTCAGAAAATCGAATCCGCCGCTGATGGAATGGCTGAGTTCTGGAATCGTATATTATCAGGCTTTCTCTACCATTGATAAGATGAAGGAGCTCAGCAAACTTGTTTTCGCTCCAAACTCCTGTCTGCATCATTATTTGAATATGGCGAGTAATAATTTCAAGAAGTGCTTGCCGGAAGGACCAGTCAAGATAAAAAACTATATCAATGTGCTAAGACCGGTCCTGGCTGCCCAATGGATCGAGAAATACAATGAGGTTCCGCCGCTAGAATTTCCGAGGTTATTGGAGGACCTGCTGCCGGAAGGTGAATTGAAGGACGCAATTCATACCTTATTAAAACGGAAAATCAGCGGGGATGAACTGGACTACGGACTGAAGATTGACGTTATCAACCATTTCCTGAACGGGGAAATCGAGCGCCTGAAAGAATATACCACAACGCTGAATGTGGAGTTGACGGATTTTACACCGCAGCTTGACCAGCTGTTCAGGAGCACGTTAGAGGAAGTTTGGCATGAGAGAATATGA